Proteins co-encoded in one Methylobacterium sp. WL1 genomic window:
- a CDS encoding HPr kinase/phosphatase C-terminal domain-containing protein, translated as MTTLHASCVTLGGAGILIRGPSGSGKSSLAVLIAAEADGAFVADDRVVCDRRADTLVARSHEVSAGQVEIRGQGILSAADLGLLLSYEAHLRLSVDLVDEQPRLPDPPGDAHILEVPLPRLVLDAAVRRAGLSMLLIRAALRKSSP; from the coding sequence ATGACGACCCTCCACGCTTCCTGCGTGACCTTGGGTGGGGCCGGCATCCTGATTCGCGGTCCGTCCGGCTCTGGAAAGTCGAGCTTGGCGGTTCTCATCGCCGCGGAGGCGGATGGGGCCTTCGTGGCAGACGACCGGGTGGTGTGCGACCGACGGGCCGATACGCTTGTCGCCCGGTCCCATGAGGTATCGGCGGGACAGGTCGAGATCCGAGGGCAGGGCATTCTATCGGCAGCGGACCTTGGATTGCTGCTCAGCTACGAGGCGCATCTACGCCTCTCGGTCGATCTCGTTGACGAACAACCTCGGTTGCCCGATCCACCGGGCGATGCCCACATTCTCGAGGTGCCGTTACCGCGCTTGGTCCTCGACGCCGCAGTGCGACGGGCGGGATTATCGATGTTGCTGATTCGTGCCGCGCTGCGAAAGTCCAGTCCGTGA
- a CDS encoding PTS sugar transporter subunit IIA, producing MIGMVLVTHGLLATEFKAALEHVVGPQDQIETITIGPEDDMELRRRDIMSAVCRVNTGDGVVVLTDMFGGTPSNLALSCMNGGSVEVVAGINLPMLIKLASVRDEENLSDAVLHAQEAGRKYINVASRVLAGK from the coding sequence ATGATTGGCATGGTGCTCGTCACTCACGGGCTGCTGGCGACCGAATTCAAGGCCGCTCTGGAGCACGTGGTCGGCCCGCAGGATCAGATCGAGACGATCACGATCGGGCCGGAAGACGATATGGAATTGCGGCGCCGGGACATCATGTCGGCGGTCTGCCGCGTGAACACCGGCGACGGTGTGGTGGTGCTCACCGACATGTTCGGTGGCACGCCCTCGAACCTTGCGCTCTCGTGTATGAACGGCGGCTCGGTCGAGGTGGTGGCGGGGATCAACCTGCCGATGCTGATCAAGTTAGCGAGCGTCCGTGACGAGGAAAACCTCAGCGACGCCGTCCTTCACGCCCAGGAAGCCGGGCGCAAATACATCAACGTCGCCTCCCGCGTCCTGGCCGGGAAATAA
- a CDS encoding DMT family transporter, translating into MISLQFGATVAKSLFPVVGAAGTASLRVGFSAVMLIAVWRPWRRSLSGRDAGWIALYGISLGLMNVLFYLAIARLPLGPAVAIEFAGPLAIALIASRRRSDFLWIGVAVLGLGLLLPVASTSSLDPLGVVLALGAALAWALYILFGQRAGRIDGGQAVSLGMLVAAVVAAPFGLTEAGLDLFAPGILVAGLTVALMSSALPYSLEMFALRRLDRKRFGVLMSLEPAVAACVGFALLGERLGIVQWLAIGLVILASAGITATSRQPATTAVVLDG; encoded by the coding sequence ATGATCTCCCTCCAGTTCGGAGCCACGGTCGCCAAGAGCCTGTTCCCCGTCGTCGGAGCGGCCGGGACGGCGTCTCTGCGAGTCGGCTTCTCGGCCGTGATGCTGATCGCGGTCTGGCGTCCGTGGCGGCGCAGCCTGTCGGGGCGCGATGCCGGATGGATCGCGCTCTACGGGATCAGCCTGGGGCTGATGAACGTCCTGTTCTACCTGGCCATCGCCCGTTTGCCGCTCGGGCCGGCGGTGGCGATCGAGTTCGCAGGGCCGCTCGCCATTGCGCTGATCGCGTCCCGTCGCAGGTCTGACTTCCTGTGGATCGGGGTCGCGGTACTGGGACTCGGCCTGCTCCTGCCGGTCGCATCGACGAGCTCCTTGGACCCGCTCGGCGTCGTCCTGGCGCTCGGGGCGGCTCTGGCCTGGGCGCTCTACATCCTGTTCGGCCAACGTGCGGGACGGATCGACGGCGGTCAGGCAGTCTCGCTAGGCATGCTGGTCGCGGCGGTGGTCGCAGCACCATTCGGGCTGACGGAAGCCGGTCTTGACCTGTTCGCCCCCGGTATCCTGGTCGCCGGTCTCACGGTAGCGCTCATGTCCAGCGCCCTGCCCTACTCGCTCGAGATGTTCGCGCTGCGCCGCCTGGATCGGAAACGTTTCGGCGTTCTGATGAGCCTGGAGCCTGCCGTGGCCGCCTGCGTGGGCTTCGCTCTGTTGGGCGAGCGGCTCGGCATCGTTCAGTGGCTGGCCATCGGGCTGGTGATTCTTGCCTCGGCGGGCATCACCGCGACGAGCCGCCAGCCTGCCACAACGGCCGTAGTCCTCGACGGCTGA
- the hslU gene encoding ATP-dependent protease ATPase subunit HslU, producing the protein MTTFSPREIVSELDRFIVGQHDAKRAVAIALRNRWRRQQLTGPLREEVAPKNILMIGPTGCGKTEIARRLARLANAPFLKIEATKFTEVGYVGRDVEQIIRDLVEVAIGLTRQAKRETVKAKAEAAAENRILDALVGPTASQATRDSFRRKLRDSELDDKEVELELASGAPSGLPMFEIPGMPGASMGAINIGDVLGKALGGQRGKPRRILVRDAYAPLLAEESDKLVDDDALIRDAIREVENNGIVFLDEIDKICTREGRSSGDVSREGVQRDLLPLIEGTTVATKHGPVKTDHVLFIASGAFHVSKPSDLLPELQGRLPIRVELQPLTVDDFRQILTSTEASLLKQTVALMETEGVTLTFTDDAVDALARVAVEVNSSVENIGARRLQTVLERVIDEISFTATDRSGETVPIDAAYVRARVEDLAANADLSRFIL; encoded by the coding sequence TTGACGACGTTCTCTCCCCGCGAGATCGTGTCCGAACTCGATCGCTTCATCGTCGGGCAGCACGACGCCAAGCGCGCCGTCGCGATCGCGCTCCGCAATCGCTGGCGTCGCCAGCAGCTCACGGGGCCGCTTCGTGAGGAGGTCGCGCCCAAGAACATCCTGATGATCGGGCCGACCGGCTGCGGCAAGACCGAGATCGCCCGCCGCCTCGCCAGGCTGGCCAATGCCCCGTTCCTGAAGATCGAGGCCACCAAATTCACCGAGGTCGGCTATGTCGGCCGTGACGTCGAGCAGATCATCCGCGATCTCGTGGAGGTGGCGATCGGCCTGACCCGACAGGCGAAGCGCGAGACCGTCAAAGCCAAGGCAGAGGCGGCGGCCGAGAATCGGATCCTCGACGCCCTGGTCGGGCCCACCGCCAGCCAGGCGACCCGCGACAGCTTCCGGCGCAAGCTGCGTGACAGCGAACTCGACGACAAGGAAGTCGAGCTGGAGCTGGCCTCGGGTGCCCCGTCGGGTCTGCCGATGTTCGAGATCCCCGGCATGCCGGGGGCCTCCATGGGGGCGATCAACATCGGGGACGTGCTCGGCAAGGCGCTGGGCGGGCAGCGCGGCAAGCCGCGCCGTATCCTGGTTCGAGATGCCTACGCGCCGCTGCTGGCCGAGGAATCCGACAAGCTGGTCGACGACGACGCGCTGATCCGCGACGCGATCCGCGAAGTCGAGAACAACGGCATCGTCTTCCTCGATGAGATCGACAAGATCTGCACCCGTGAGGGCCGCTCCTCCGGGGACGTCTCCCGCGAAGGCGTACAGCGCGACCTGCTGCCCCTGATCGAGGGTACGACGGTCGCGACGAAGCACGGCCCGGTGAAGACCGACCACGTGCTGTTCATCGCCTCGGGCGCGTTCCATGTCTCGAAGCCCTCCGACCTCCTGCCGGAACTCCAGGGCCGTCTGCCGATCCGGGTCGAGCTGCAGCCGCTGACGGTGGACGACTTCCGCCAGATCCTGACGTCCACGGAAGCGAGCCTGCTCAAGCAGACGGTGGCGCTGATGGAGACGGAGGGCGTGACCCTCACGTTCACCGACGACGCCGTGGACGCGCTGGCCCGAGTCGCCGTCGAGGTGAATTCGTCGGTCGAGAACATCGGCGCCCGCCGCCTGCAGACCGTTCTGGAGCGGGTGATCGATGAGATCTCCTTCACCGCCACCGACCGGTCCGGAGAGACCGTGCCGATCGACGCCGCCTATGTCCGTGCCCGGGTCGAGGATCTGGCTGCCAACGCGGACCTGAGCCGATTCATCCTGTGA
- a CDS encoding SulP family inorganic anion transporter has translation MQRSSSGTGGPLGSWVSNIRGDTLSGVVVALALIPEAIGFSVIAGVDPKVGLYASVVIACTIAFAGGRPAMISAATAATAVVMVDLVREHGVQYLFAATVLMGVIQILAGLLRLGRLMRFVSQSVMTGFVNALAILIFLAQMPELTGVTPATYGLIALGLAIIYGFPRITRAVPSPLVAIAVLTAVTAIFHLDVRTVSHLGALPSTLPSFALPDVPLTFETLRILLPYAATLAAVGLLESLLTAQIVDDMTDTASDKNRECMGQGVANMASAVFGGMGGCAMIGQSVINVTSGARGRLSTLVAGAFLLLLLVALQDLLAVVPVAALTAVMIMVSLNTFSWRSLAQLRTNPLPSSAVMLATVLVVVATKDLAQGVLAGVLLSGVFFAGKVSRLSQVTSTLSEDGRTRTYRVAGQVFFASAGTFSEAIDVLEPVDRLVIDLQDAHFWDISAVAALDRVVLKARTRGRIVDVIGLNAASATLVERFGKHDKPDAAPSLAGH, from the coding sequence ATGCAACGCAGTTCATCCGGAACCGGCGGCCCTCTCGGGTCGTGGGTGTCCAATATCCGCGGCGATACCCTGTCGGGCGTCGTCGTCGCCCTGGCGCTGATCCCGGAGGCGATCGGCTTCTCGGTCATCGCCGGGGTCGATCCCAAGGTCGGGCTCTACGCCTCGGTGGTCATCGCCTGCACGATCGCCTTCGCGGGGGGGCGGCCGGCCATGATCTCGGCCGCGACCGCCGCGACCGCGGTGGTGATGGTCGATCTCGTGCGCGAGCACGGGGTTCAATACCTGTTCGCCGCCACCGTCCTGATGGGCGTGATCCAGATCCTCGCCGGCCTGCTCAGACTCGGCCGGCTGATGCGGTTCGTCTCGCAATCGGTCATGACCGGCTTCGTCAACGCGCTGGCGATCCTGATCTTCCTGGCGCAAATGCCCGAGCTTACGGGCGTTACGCCGGCGACCTACGGATTGATCGCCTTGGGCCTCGCGATCATCTACGGTTTCCCGCGGATCACCCGGGCCGTCCCCTCGCCCCTCGTGGCGATCGCGGTGCTGACCGCAGTGACGGCGATCTTCCACCTCGACGTGCGCACCGTCTCGCATCTGGGCGCTCTGCCCTCGACGCTGCCGAGCTTCGCGCTGCCGGACGTGCCGCTGACCTTCGAGACCCTGCGCATCCTGCTGCCCTACGCGGCGACGCTCGCCGCCGTCGGCCTGCTGGAAAGCCTGCTCACCGCGCAGATCGTCGACGACATGACCGACACCGCCAGCGACAAGAACCGGGAATGCATGGGCCAGGGCGTCGCCAACATGGCCTCCGCGGTGTTCGGCGGCATGGGCGGCTGCGCGATGATCGGGCAGTCGGTGATCAACGTCACTTCGGGAGCTCGGGGCCGCCTGTCCACGCTGGTGGCGGGCGCCTTCCTGCTGCTGCTCCTGGTGGCCCTTCAGGACCTACTGGCCGTCGTGCCGGTCGCGGCGCTGACGGCGGTGATGATCATGGTCTCGCTGAACACCTTCTCCTGGCGGTCGCTGGCGCAGCTGCGCACGAACCCGCTGCCGTCCTCGGCCGTGATGCTGGCGACCGTCCTGGTCGTGGTCGCCACCAAGGATCTGGCGCAGGGTGTGCTCGCCGGCGTGCTCCTCTCCGGCGTGTTCTTCGCCGGCAAGGTCTCGCGGCTGAGCCAGGTGACCTCCACGCTCTCGGAAGACGGCCGGACCCGGACCTATCGGGTGGCCGGGCAGGTCTTCTTCGCCTCGGCCGGCACCTTCTCGGAGGCGATCGACGTGCTGGAGCCGGTGGACCGACTCGTCATCGACCTGCAGGACGCGCATTTCTGGGACATCTCGGCGGTGGCCGCGCTTGACCGTGTGGTCCTGAAGGCCCGCACCCGTGGGCGGATCGTCGACGTCATCGGCCTGAATGCAGCGAGCGCGACGCTGGTCGAACGCTTCGGCAAGCACGACAAGCCCGACGCCGCACCCTCGCTGGCGGGTCACTGA
- a CDS encoding methyl-accepting chemotaxis protein translates to MKIGGKILGFVAACSLTTLVVAGISVATLQRFEHALTQVEDASVRALNAANFNRLVAEVTMDSRGVYASADRTEATKYAAGIRKGLAAMDVLRADWAPRVTEQERPLFDAMARNADAFRTLRAALATAGVEAGPRAAADLGFNEANQSNRRAFQASIDALVMGGRAEMAAVKAETRDLFQARTLLVFALALLGTVACCGLGLLVGQRQIARPLRAVSEAIQRLSRGDHTLPDVHPRRDEIGAIWASMQVFAGTMREADGLRQERERLGAEAVTRKRTEMVGLADQFEGSIGGLVHHLVGAATGMERAAAAMAGNAERTDEQSRVVTRAAETTAHNVEAVAAATEELAATASEIGVQVSQTSDAAAGAVEAAKRTRASVQALARSADGIGRVVSLISTIAGQTNLLALNATIEAARAGESGRGFAVVATEVKALATQTARATDEIAGQIDAMRAATHAAVLAIEEIGGTIEQVHGIALGVAAAVEQQQVATQEIARSIAEAASGTRAVTETMSMVLDAAHETGASAGRVLDAAADIARRSDGLGNEVAGFVAQVRAA, encoded by the coding sequence ATGAAGATCGGTGGCAAGATCCTGGGCTTCGTCGCAGCCTGCAGCCTGACGACGCTCGTCGTCGCGGGCATCAGCGTCGCGACCCTGCAGCGCTTCGAGCACGCACTGACACAGGTCGAGGATGCCTCGGTCCGCGCGCTGAATGCCGCAAACTTCAACCGCCTCGTTGCCGAGGTGACAATGGACTCCCGCGGCGTCTACGCCTCGGCCGACCGGACCGAGGCTACGAAATACGCCGCCGGCATCCGCAAGGGCTTGGCGGCAATGGATGTCCTGCGGGCCGACTGGGCGCCCCGGGTGACGGAGCAGGAACGCCCGCTCTTCGACGCAATGGCGCGGAACGCCGACGCCTTCCGGACCTTGCGGGCTGCGCTGGCCACCGCCGGCGTGGAAGCCGGTCCCCGCGCCGCCGCCGATTTGGGCTTCAACGAGGCCAACCAGTCCAACCGCAGGGCGTTCCAGGCGAGCATCGATGCCCTGGTCATGGGCGGCCGGGCCGAGATGGCCGCGGTCAAGGCCGAGACCCGCGACCTCTTCCAGGCGCGGACGCTCCTGGTGTTCGCGCTGGCGCTGCTCGGCACAGTGGCGTGCTGCGGGCTCGGCCTCCTAGTCGGCCAGCGCCAGATCGCCCGGCCGCTCCGGGCCGTGTCCGAGGCGATCCAACGCCTGTCGCGGGGCGACCACACGCTGCCGGATGTGCATCCGCGTCGCGACGAGATCGGGGCGATTTGGGCCAGTATGCAGGTCTTCGCGGGGACGATGCGGGAAGCCGACGGTCTGCGGCAGGAGCGCGAGCGCTTGGGCGCGGAGGCGGTGACCCGCAAGCGCACCGAGATGGTCGGGCTTGCAGACCAGTTCGAGGGCAGCATCGGCGGCTTGGTTCACCACCTCGTCGGCGCCGCCACCGGCATGGAACGCGCCGCTGCCGCCATGGCGGGCAATGCCGAGCGCACCGACGAGCAGTCGCGCGTCGTGACCCGCGCCGCCGAGACCACCGCGCACAATGTCGAGGCGGTCGCCGCCGCCACGGAGGAACTCGCCGCCACCGCGAGTGAGATCGGCGTTCAGGTTTCACAGACGTCCGACGCTGCCGCTGGCGCCGTCGAGGCCGCCAAACGGACCCGCGCCAGTGTCCAGGCGCTTGCACGAAGTGCCGACGGCATCGGGCGGGTCGTATCGCTGATCTCGACCATCGCGGGACAGACCAATCTGCTCGCCCTCAACGCGACGATCGAGGCGGCCCGGGCCGGCGAGTCGGGGCGTGGTTTCGCCGTGGTCGCCACCGAGGTGAAGGCGCTGGCGACTCAGACCGCCAGGGCTACGGACGAGATCGCCGGCCAGATCGACGCGATGCGTGCGGCGACCCATGCGGCCGTCTTGGCCATCGAAGAGATCGGCGGCACGATCGAGCAGGTCCACGGCATCGCGCTGGGCGTGGCGGCGGCCGTCGAGCAACAGCAGGTCGCCACCCAGGAGATTGCCCGCAGCATCGCCGAGGCTGCCAGCGGCACCCGCGCCGTGACCGAGACCATGTCGATGGTGTTGGACGCCGCCCACGAGACCGGCGCCAGCGCCGGCAGGGTACTCGATGCGGCGGCCGACATCGCCCGCCGTTCGGATGGCCTGGGGAACGAGGTCGCGGGTTTCGTAGCGCAGGTGCGGGCGGCCTGA
- the hslV gene encoding ATP-dependent protease subunit HslV: MHATTILMVRKGGRVVVGGDGQVSLGQTIVKGNARKVRRLAKGAVIGGFAGATADAFTLFERLEAKLEQYPGQLTRACVELTKDWRTDRYLRRLEAMMVVADRDVSLLLSGSGDVLEPETGVMAIGSGGNYALAAARALEDSDLDAEAIVRKALTIAAEICVYTNGNLVIEALDQA; the protein is encoded by the coding sequence ATGCACGCCACCACGATCCTGATGGTCCGCAAGGGCGGGCGCGTCGTGGTTGGGGGCGACGGGCAGGTCAGCCTTGGCCAAACCATCGTCAAAGGAAACGCCCGCAAGGTGCGACGCCTCGCCAAGGGCGCGGTGATCGGGGGCTTCGCCGGGGCGACCGCCGATGCCTTCACGCTGTTCGAGCGCCTCGAAGCCAAGCTGGAGCAGTATCCCGGCCAGCTGACGCGCGCCTGCGTCGAACTCACCAAGGATTGGCGTACCGACCGCTACCTCCGCCGCCTCGAAGCGATGATGGTGGTGGCTGATCGCGACGTCAGCCTGTTGCTCTCGGGTTCCGGAGACGTGCTGGAGCCGGAAACCGGCGTCATGGCGATCGGTTCGGGCGGAAACTACGCCCTGGCAGCCGCCCGCGCCCTCGAGGATAGCGATCTCGACGCGGAAGCGATCGTGCGTAAAGCCCTGACGATCGCCGCTGAGATTTGCGTCTACACCAACGGCAACCTGGTTATCGAGGCCCTCGATCAGGCGTGA
- a CDS encoding SGNH/GDSL hydrolase family protein: MSQNLTSVTPAKLRRKRWRDVLVLCGLLLVPTAVLAYADLLPDSLDMLGIDLSDSPDLPHVARQIAIGAPLKIVAFGSSSTEGIGASSPANAYPARLQVNLRKKLRGMEVAVINRGIGGEHVDDMLKRLDRDVIAAEPQLVIWQTGSNDPLRGVSIEHFHEATAVAIRRIREAGIDVVLMEPQWCPKLDSTPGSSRFRDAVRAIGTELDVPVIRRADLMHGWVREGKLTAKQLFASDGLHMADGGYALLAQAAAESILHDAGPVQTAEAVAE, translated from the coding sequence GTGTCCCAGAACCTGACATCCGTCACGCCCGCTAAGCTGCGCCGAAAGCGCTGGCGGGATGTATTGGTTCTGTGCGGCCTGCTGTTGGTCCCCACCGCGGTTCTCGCCTACGCGGATCTCCTGCCTGATTCATTGGACATGCTCGGCATCGACCTGAGCGACAGTCCGGATCTCCCACACGTCGCACGGCAGATCGCCATCGGCGCGCCGCTCAAGATCGTCGCGTTCGGGTCGTCTTCGACCGAGGGCATCGGTGCCTCGAGCCCGGCCAACGCTTATCCGGCCCGCTTGCAGGTCAACCTGCGCAAGAAGCTCCGCGGCATGGAGGTCGCCGTCATCAATCGCGGCATCGGCGGCGAGCATGTCGACGACATGCTGAAGCGCCTGGACCGCGACGTGATCGCGGCCGAGCCGCAGCTCGTCATCTGGCAGACCGGCAGCAACGATCCGCTGCGCGGCGTCTCCATCGAGCATTTCCACGAGGCGACCGCCGTCGCGATCCGTCGGATTCGGGAAGCCGGCATCGACGTGGTGCTGATGGAACCGCAATGGTGTCCGAAACTGGATTCGACACCCGGCTCGTCCCGGTTCCGGGATGCGGTGCGGGCGATCGGGACGGAACTCGACGTGCCGGTCATCCGTCGGGCCGACCTGATGCACGGCTGGGTCCGCGAGGGGAAGCTCACCGCCAAGCAGCTCTTCGCCTCAGACGGCCTCCACATGGCCGATGGTGGCTACGCCCTGCTGGCTCAGGCGGCGGCCGAATCGATCCTGCACGACGCCGGTCCCGTGCAGACCGCCGAGGCGGTCGCGGAGTAG
- a CDS encoding anaerobic typically selenocysteine-containing protein: MQKILIAAALASLLAGPADAEDNPQLGKPASAVMPPVELTITLQDDKPVCAPADLRLPANTDVVLKVVSEANVPVTLTAPGQFEQGHLLHADGDLVHVMSEKGYTVKANGRGTLKLRTLDAGEHSYACTANNKRNAPFVGKLVLSPPAG, encoded by the coding sequence TTGCAGAAGATCCTAATCGCTGCTGCCCTGGCTAGCCTTCTCGCCGGTCCAGCCGACGCCGAGGACAACCCGCAGCTCGGCAAACCCGCCAGCGCGGTGATGCCGCCCGTCGAGCTGACCATCACGCTTCAGGATGACAAACCGGTCTGCGCGCCGGCCGATCTGCGCCTGCCCGCCAACACCGACGTGGTGCTGAAGGTGGTGAGCGAGGCCAATGTCCCAGTGACACTCACGGCACCCGGACAGTTCGAACAGGGACACCTGCTGCACGCCGACGGCGACCTCGTCCATGTAATGAGCGAGAAGGGCTACACCGTCAAAGCCAACGGCCGCGGCACTCTGAAACTGCGCACCCTCGACGCCGGGGAGCACAGCTACGCCTGCACCGCGAACAACAAGCGCAATGCACCCTTCGTGGGCAAACTCGTGCTGTCCCCGCCGGCTGGTTGA
- a CDS encoding MSMEG_0565 family glycosyltransferase, translated as MVDRLRIAILTHSTNPRGGVVHALALGEALCDLGHEAVVHAPDPTGRGFFRDARCPVVSVAAKPIAEPTVALVQSRIADYLSHFSTPAACDFDIFHAHCGISGNALATLTRRRLIPGFVRTVHHIDTLTDPQMSQWQERAIVDAGRLLCLSSSWAKALAAEYGARADVVGSGVDGTVYTPEPSPGDPALRERIGIGPGPVFLSVGGFEARKNTLAIIAAFARLRRDIPAAQLVIAGGVSLLDHAGYEARCYAALEREGLEVGPGKPVIRTGPIAQADMPGLYRIADTLVFPSPRGGYGLCVLEAMASGTAVIVSAPSPFAEQPNVAAALAVQPDDPEAIAAAMQASLDPSRHARLRANGLEVARAHTWDACAARHLPTYASFAPGPAPLSAIATGSAAWNTTRIAGDA; from the coding sequence ATGGTCGATCGCTTGCGCATCGCGATTCTCACGCACTCGACCAACCCCCGCGGGGGCGTAGTCCACGCCCTGGCGCTCGGCGAGGCTCTGTGCGACCTCGGGCATGAGGCGGTGGTCCACGCCCCCGACCCGACCGGTCGCGGTTTCTTTCGGGATGCACGCTGTCCCGTGGTCTCGGTCGCGGCCAAACCAATCGCCGAACCGACGGTCGCGCTGGTCCAGTCACGGATCGCTGATTACCTGTCTCATTTCTCGACGCCGGCGGCCTGCGACTTCGACATCTTCCATGCGCATTGCGGCATCAGCGGCAACGCGCTGGCGACCCTGACGCGGCGCCGCCTGATCCCCGGCTTCGTCCGCACGGTCCACCACATTGATACGCTGACAGATCCGCAGATGAGCCAGTGGCAGGAGCGGGCGATCGTCGATGCCGGGCGTCTGCTCTGCCTGAGCTCGTCCTGGGCCAAGGCCCTTGCGGCCGAATATGGCGCGCGGGCCGACGTTGTCGGCAGCGGCGTGGATGGTACCGTCTACACCCCTGAGCCGTCGCCCGGCGATCCGGCGCTGCGTGAGCGCATCGGCATCGGGCCCGGGCCGGTCTTCCTCAGCGTCGGCGGGTTCGAAGCGCGAAAGAACACGCTGGCGATCATCGCGGCCTTCGCGCGCCTGCGCCGTGATATCCCGGCCGCACAGCTCGTGATCGCGGGGGGCGTTTCGCTCCTCGACCATGCCGGCTACGAAGCCCGGTGCTACGCCGCCCTGGAGCGCGAAGGCCTGGAGGTCGGTCCCGGCAAGCCGGTCATCCGGACAGGGCCGATCGCTCAGGCGGATATGCCGGGCCTCTACCGCATCGCAGATACGCTGGTGTTTCCATCCCCACGGGGAGGCTACGGCCTATGCGTTCTGGAGGCGATGGCCAGCGGTACCGCCGTCATCGTCTCGGCACCGTCGCCCTTCGCTGAACAGCCGAACGTCGCAGCGGCCCTCGCAGTCCAGCCCGACGATCCCGAAGCGATCGCCGCCGCCATGCAGGCGAGCCTCGACCCGTCCCGGCACGCTCGCCTGCGCGCCAACGGTCTCGAGGTCGCCCGGGCCCACACCTGGGACGCCTGCGCCGCACGTCACCTGCCGACCTACGCGTCGTTCGCCCCCGGTCCGGCCCCGCTTTCGGCGATCGCCACGGGATCCGCCGCCTGGAACACCACCCGGATCGCGGGCGATGCCTGA